TACAAAGAATACGGTATCAAAGAAAAACCCTTTGTCATCGTCAAAGCCGATGCCGGCACTTATGGCATGGGCATCATGACGGTGCATGATGCGAGTGAAGTTCGTGATCTTGATCGCACGCAGCGCAACACCATGTCGGTGATCAAAGTTGGCATGGAAGTACGTGATGTGATTGTTCAAGAAGGCGTTTATACTTTTGAACAGATCAAAGATGCCGTGGCTGAACCGGTCGTGTATATGATCGATCGCTATGTGGTCGGCGGCTTTTATCGCTTTCATGCCGGTCGTGGTGTCGATGAAAATCTGAATGCGCCGGGCATGCACTTTGTGCCGCTGGCCTTTGCGCAGCAGCCTGCGGTACCGGATGTGAAGGCCAAACCGGGCGCGGCCACTCCTAACCGTTTTTACTTGTACGGTGTGGTGGCGCGCTTGGCTTTGTTGGCGGCCTCGCTGGAAATGGAAAGAACTGATCCGAATCCGGAAATTTATTAATCGCGCCGGGATTTCCCGGCCTTCTTGCAGAGTATGGCTATGAAAATTGCATTTCTGACTGATCCGCTGGTGCAGTTCAAGACGTATAAAGACACTACCTTCGCCATGATGCGCGAGGCCGCTCGGCGTGGCTACAGCGTGTATGCCTTCGGTGCGGAAGATTTGGCGCTCGAAAGCGGCCAAGTGGTAGCGCGTATTCGCCACATTACCCTGACCGGCGATGAACACGACTGGTTCCGCGCCGACGCCGCGGTCACGCTGGCCTTGAGTGAATTCGATGCCGTGTTGCAGCGCAAAGATCCACCGTTTGACATGGAATACATCTACGCCACGTATTTGCTGGAAATCGCCGAGCGTGCCGGTGCCAGAGTATTCAATAAATCGGCGGCGATTCGCAATAACAATGAAAAACTCAGCATCACCGGGTACAGCCAATTTACCACCCCGACCTTGGTGACGCGTGACGAGCAACGTATCCGCGACTTCCAGCGTGAGCACGAAGATATCATCCTCAAGCCGCTCGATGGCATGGGCGGTGCCGGGATTTTCCGCATTCGCGCCGA
The sequence above is drawn from the Undibacterium sp. CCC3.4 genome and encodes:
- the gshB gene encoding glutathione synthase, translating into MKIAFLTDPLVQFKTYKDTTFAMMREAARRGYSVYAFGAEDLALESGQVVARIRHITLTGDEHDWFRADAAVTLALSEFDAVLQRKDPPFDMEYIYATYLLEIAERAGARVFNKSAAIRNNNEKLSITGYSQFTTPTLVTRDEQRIRDFQREHEDIILKPLDGMGGAGIFRIRADAMNLGSVIETLTLNGSRTIMVQRYIPEIVDGDKRILLIGGKVVPFALARIPQNGEVRGNLAAGGLGVAQELSARDLEIAQTLAPELYQKGLLLVGLDVIGSCLTEINVTSPTCFQEITTQKGFDVAAMFIDALEVALTEAAAG